A single genomic interval of Osmerus eperlanus chromosome 14, fOsmEpe2.1, whole genome shotgun sequence harbors:
- the LOC134034076 gene encoding pre-mRNA-processing factor 19-like, producing MSLVCAISNEVPEHPCVSPVSNQVFERRLIEKYIAENGADPMNGQPLSEEQLIDIKVSHPIRPKAPSATSIPAILKSLQDEWDAVMLHSFTLRQQLQTTRQELSHALYQHDAACRVIARLTKEVTAAREALATLKPQAGLITTQAISAQPSSTSGAGEPMEVNEQVGMTAEIIQKLQDKATVLTTERKKRGKTVPEELVRSEDLSKYRQVATHAGLHSASVPGILSLDLCPSDTNKVLTGGADKNVVVFDKREEQIVATLKGHTKKVTSVIYHPSQSVVFSASPDSTIRVWSVAGGNCVQVVRAHEAGVTGLSLHATGDYLLSSSEDQYWAFSDVQTGRVLTKVTDEAAGCALTCAQFHPDGLIFGTGTADSQIKIWDLKERTNVANFPGHSGPVTSIAFSENGYYLATGAQDSSIKLWDLRKLKNFKTIALDNNYEVKSLVFDQSGTYLAVGGSDIRVYICKQWSEVLNFTEHTGVVTGVAFGEHAQFLTSTAMDRSLKFYSL from the exons ATGTCACTAGTTTGTGCAA TCTCGAACGAGGTGCCAGAGCACCCGTGCGTGTCCCCGGTGTCGAACCAGGTGTTCGAGCGACGATTGATTGAGAAGTACATCGCGGAGAACGGAGCAGATCCCATGAACGGACAACCTCTGTCCGAGGAGCAGCTTATTGACATCAAAG TCTCTCACCCCATCAGGCCCAAGGCTCCCTCTGCCACCAGTATCCCAGCTATCCTCAAATCGCTGCAGGATGAGTGG GATGCAGTGATGCTCCACAGCTTCACCCTGAGGCAGCAGCTGCAGACCACTCGGCAGGAGCTCAGCCACGCCCTCTACCAGCACGACGCCGCCTGCAGGGTCATCGCTCGCCTCACCAAGGAGGTCACCGCTGCCAGGGAGG CCCTGGCCACCCTGAAGCCACAGGCGGGACTTATCACCACCCAGGCCATCTCTGCTCAGCCCTCTAGCACG TCTGGTGCCGGGGAACCTATGGAGGTCAACGAACAGGTGGGCATGACAGCAGAGATCATCCAGAAG ctGCAAGACAAGGCCACTGTGCTGAccacagagaggaagaag AGAGGGAAGACTGTCCCAGAGGAGCTGGTCAGGTCTGAGGACCTGTCCAAGTACAGACAAGTGGCCACCCATgct gGCCTCCACAGTGCAAGTGTTCCTGGTATCCTGTCTCTAGACCTCTGTCCCTCTGACACCAATAAAGTTCTCACTG GGGGAGCTGATAAGAACGTGGTGGTGTTTgacaagagagaggagcagatcgTGGCCACGCTGAAGGGACACACCAAGAAGGTCACCTCCGTCATCTACCATCCCTCTCAG tcggTGGTGTTCTCAGCTTCTCCAGACAGCACCATACGGGTGTGGTCCGTTGCCGGGGGCAACTGCGTCCAGGTGGTGCGAGCTCATGAGGCGGGCGTGACGGGTCTGTCCCTCCACGCCACTGGAGACTACCTGCTCAGCTCCTCTGAGGACCAG tactGGGCCTTCTCTGACGTCCAGACCGGTCGTGTTCTGACTAAGGTTACCGACGAGGCTGCGGGATGTG ctctGACGTGTGCTCAGTTCCACCCTGACGGCCTGATCTTCGGGACGGGCACGGCCGACTCTCAGATCAAGATCTGGGACCTGAAGGAGCGCACCAACGTGGCTAACTTCCCTGGGCACTCCGGACCCGTCACCTCCATCGCCTTCTCCGAGAACGGATACTACCTGGCCACAG gggcccaggacagctccataaAGCTGTGGGATTTGAGAAAGCTGAAGAACTTCAAGACTATCGCCCTTGACAACAACTATGAG gTGAAGTCCCTGGTGTTTGACCAGAGTGGAACCTACCTGGCCGTCGGCGGTTCTGACATCAGAGTTTACATCTGTAAGCAGTGGTCCGAGGTCCTCAACTTCACAG AACACACTGGGGTGGTGACGGGTGTGGCATTCGGGGAGCACGCTCAGTTCCTCACCTCAACTGCCATGGACAGGAGTCTCAAGTTCTACAGCCtgtag
- the wu:fc21g02 gene encoding wu:fc21g02 isoform X1 has product MMWCVWILLGSALSVDTYTVHDIHERLSHGRQLKIYLPKSVDKLEFTPANEPGKTFEYWNSRSMSRLLQKGYVSGTGSDRRWYLNQVTFDDEGTYTQKDFWNKEISTLKVAVTTRHDYIKRVAGQSLYISLEGIHLEGATLSFSGEGANVTLVQDGSPVSRDLPNYYDRVKTHSTKIEITNVNTSDVGYYKLKDRRDREVSVNRMELVDHLDDTDGNPLMALLLLLGIPAGICCCCRKKIFKRKPATTTFQAQGSPENVPLPPAYGTPTGGVSVGPGGPVYYHNTGPAQDPNIGYPGMGPTVHPPPNPGMPGPQWNGPPPAMNPVYPIQDPMYPPAQPPQWNGPPPAQPPQWNGPPPAQPPQWNGPPPGPGAPMYYPGAHMGYAPVMYSSPPPMAEPAKVSPTDPLLAHPPPVQNVPGSSLQPPVPPPTAPVTADNAYQFQIEKGNSSSNFL; this is encoded by the exons atgatgtggtgtgtgtggatcctgctgggCTCCGCCCTCAGTGTGG ACACCTACACGGTCCACGACATCCACGAACGCCTCTCCCATGGGCGCCAGCTGAAGATCTACCTCCCCAAGAGCGTGGACAAGCTGGAGTTCACGCCGGCGAACGAGCCGGGGAAGACGTTCGAGtactggaacagcaggtccaTGTCGAGACTACTACAGAAGGGCTATGTGTCGGGCACGGGCAGCGACCGGCGCTGGTACCTGAACCAGGTGACCTTCGATGACGAGGGCACGTACACACAGAAGGACTTCTGGAACAAGGAGATCTCCACCTTGAAGGTGGCTGTCACTA ctagGCATGACTACATCAAACGGGTGGCGGGCCAGTCTCTTTACATCTCCCTGGAGGGCATCCACCTGGAAGGCGCCACTCTGAGCTTCTCAGGGGAGGGCGCCAATGTAACGCTGGTCCAAGATGGCTCTCCAGTGTCCCGCGACCTGCCCAACTACTACGACCGTGTCAAAACCCACTCGACCAAAATCGAGATCACCAACGTGAACACGTCAGACGTGGGCTACTACAAGCTGAAGGACCGCAGGGACAGAGAAGTGTCAGTGAACCGGATGGAGCTCGTAG atCACCTTGACGATACAGATGGGAACCCCCTCATggccctcctgctgctcctgggGATCCCAGCAGgaatctgctgctgctgcaggaagAAGATTTTCAAACGCAAGCccgccaccaccaccttccAGGCCCAAGGATCCCCCGAGAATGTGCCTCTCCCGCCCGCCTATGGAACACCTACAGGGGGGGTTTCTGTTGGACCTGGCGGCCCA GTGTACTACCACAACACTGGCCCCGCTCAGGACCCTAACATT ggGTACCCGGGTATGGGTCCAACCGTCCACCCACCCCCGAATCCCGGCATGCCTGGACCCCAGTGGAATGGTCCCCCTCCA GCCATGAATCCAGTCTACCCCATCCAGGACCCAATGTACCCCCCCGCCCAGCCCCCCCAGTGGAACGGTCCACCCCCCGCCCAGCCCCCTCAGTGGAACGGTCCACCCCCCGCCCAGCCCCCCCAGTGGAACGGTCCACCCCCCGGCCCTGGGGCCCCTATG TACTACCCCGGAGCTCACATG ggctATGCTCCAGTGATGTACAGCAGCCCACCCCCCATGGCTGAACCAGCGAAGGTGTCTCCTACTGATCCTCTCCTCGCTCATCCTCCCCCtgtacag AATGTCCCGGGGTCGTCCCTCCAGCCACCCGTACCCCCTCCGACAGCCCCCGTCACCGCAGACAACGCTTACCAGTTCCAGATCGAGAAAGGAAATAGCTCCAGCAACTTCCTGTAG
- the tmem109 gene encoding voltage-gated monoatomic cation channel TMEM109, translating into MGCLACSDVKPKKVNFLRVFCFFCCFLFMFTSGHSTFEKSSMYSERTGGLWETLTDLSEEAHSYVVHLVGARTLKAVQKSLSQVVWTVAGGLASALTVTSQYLTQLLRAAGVEVDLHLDHITPESVVNIGQWVLLALIGYWLLSMALRLVASTLRRVLWLLKLSAVLGLFGLILSDSDAETQTTALRLAGLGCLCILLGIGQPGAGSAVKTAHLEEQVRALERRVREMERRRIEE; encoded by the exons ATGGGTTGCTTGGCTTGCAGTGACGTGAAACCGAAAAAAGTGAACTTTCTACGTGTATtttgctttttttgttgttttctattcatgtttacttctggCCATAGTACGTTTGAGAAATCGTCCATGTATTCCGAACGGACGGGCGGTTTATGGGAAACACTCACCGATCTGTCCGAGGAAGCACATAGCTATGTAGTGCACCTTGTCGGTGCACGGACGCTAAAGGCTGTACAAAAG aGTCTGTCTCAGGTGGTGTGGACTGTAGCTGGGGGGCTGGCCTCGGCGCTGACTGTGACTTCACAGTACCTGACACAACTTCTCAGGGCAGCAGGAGTGGAGG TTGACTTGCATTTAGACCACATCACCCCCGAGAGTGTGGTTAATATTGGCCAGTGGGTTCTGCTGGCCCTCATTGGCTACTGGCTGCTGTCCATGGCCCTACGATTGGTTGCGTCCACACTGAGGCGGGTCTTGTGGCTGCTGAAACTGAGCGCGGTCTTGGGTCTGTTTGGCCTCATCCTGAGCGACAGCGACGCTGAGACACAGACCACTGCACTGCGATTGGCTGGCCTGGGGTGCCTCTGCATCTTATTGGGCATTGGACAGCCGGGGGCGGGCTCTGCAGTGAAGACCGCCCACCTGGAGGAACAAGTGAGAGCTTTGGAAAgacgagtgagagagatggagcggaggaggatagaggagtgA
- the wu:fc21g02 gene encoding wu:fc21g02 isoform X2 yields MMWCVWILLGSALSVDTYTVHDIHERLSHGRQLKIYLPKSVDKLEFTPANEPGKTFEYWNSRSMSRLLQKGYVSGTGSDRRWYLNQVTFDDEGTYTQKDFWNKEISTLKVAVTTRHDYIKRVAGQSLYISLEGIHLEGATLSFSGEGANVTLVQDGSPVSRDLPNYYDRVKTHSTKIEITNVNTSDVGYYKLKDRRDREVSVNRMELVDHLDDTDGNPLMALLLLLGIPAGICCCCRKKIFKRKPATTTFQAQGSPENVPLPPAYGTPTGGVSVGPGGPVYYHNTGPAQDPNIGYPGMGPTVHPPPNPGMPGPQWNGPPPAMNPVYPIQDPMYPPAQPPQWNGPPPAQPPQWNGPPPAQPPQWNGPPPGPGAPMGYAPVMYSSPPPMAEPAKVSPTDPLLAHPPPVQNVPGSSLQPPVPPPTAPVTADNAYQFQIEKGNSSSNFL; encoded by the exons atgatgtggtgtgtgtggatcctgctgggCTCCGCCCTCAGTGTGG ACACCTACACGGTCCACGACATCCACGAACGCCTCTCCCATGGGCGCCAGCTGAAGATCTACCTCCCCAAGAGCGTGGACAAGCTGGAGTTCACGCCGGCGAACGAGCCGGGGAAGACGTTCGAGtactggaacagcaggtccaTGTCGAGACTACTACAGAAGGGCTATGTGTCGGGCACGGGCAGCGACCGGCGCTGGTACCTGAACCAGGTGACCTTCGATGACGAGGGCACGTACACACAGAAGGACTTCTGGAACAAGGAGATCTCCACCTTGAAGGTGGCTGTCACTA ctagGCATGACTACATCAAACGGGTGGCGGGCCAGTCTCTTTACATCTCCCTGGAGGGCATCCACCTGGAAGGCGCCACTCTGAGCTTCTCAGGGGAGGGCGCCAATGTAACGCTGGTCCAAGATGGCTCTCCAGTGTCCCGCGACCTGCCCAACTACTACGACCGTGTCAAAACCCACTCGACCAAAATCGAGATCACCAACGTGAACACGTCAGACGTGGGCTACTACAAGCTGAAGGACCGCAGGGACAGAGAAGTGTCAGTGAACCGGATGGAGCTCGTAG atCACCTTGACGATACAGATGGGAACCCCCTCATggccctcctgctgctcctgggGATCCCAGCAGgaatctgctgctgctgcaggaagAAGATTTTCAAACGCAAGCccgccaccaccaccttccAGGCCCAAGGATCCCCCGAGAATGTGCCTCTCCCGCCCGCCTATGGAACACCTACAGGGGGGGTTTCTGTTGGACCTGGCGGCCCA GTGTACTACCACAACACTGGCCCCGCTCAGGACCCTAACATT ggGTACCCGGGTATGGGTCCAACCGTCCACCCACCCCCGAATCCCGGCATGCCTGGACCCCAGTGGAATGGTCCCCCTCCA GCCATGAATCCAGTCTACCCCATCCAGGACCCAATGTACCCCCCCGCCCAGCCCCCCCAGTGGAACGGTCCACCCCCCGCCCAGCCCCCTCAGTGGAACGGTCCACCCCCCGCCCAGCCCCCCCAGTGGAACGGTCCACCCCCCGGCCCTGGGGCCCCTATG ggctATGCTCCAGTGATGTACAGCAGCCCACCCCCCATGGCTGAACCAGCGAAGGTGTCTCCTACTGATCCTCTCCTCGCTCATCCTCCCCCtgtacag AATGTCCCGGGGTCGTCCCTCCAGCCACCCGTACCCCCTCCGACAGCCCCCGTCACCGCAGACAACGCTTACCAGTTCCAGATCGAGAAAGGAAATAGCTCCAGCAACTTCCTGTAG
- the vps37c gene encoding vacuolar protein sorting-associated protein 37C — protein sequence MDKLQDLSQSELEELLDNADRVESMALESDEIQNIQLEREMALASNRSLAEQNLDVKPALEKQRERLVERYSQLESVRDAYRQHCSLRDGIVGQVSPEGLFTRLQTEGANTEAESEALADEFLDGALPLDTFLERFLALRSLAHKRRVRIEKLQDMLRQKSEDAASDAAQGAMTSSQASASQDPSTPSPWNNQTHHQPAPAPGSQPANHSSFQNATPNAGAGAALPYTPYPVSPPNPAPSAASGGPGQGPANPPAQFPPYPSPGSPFTPAAGYAARPGFGPPACPYPTQPTFPGPPGPAFRQYGPPNAGPYPSAYPYGGGYSYPTGPGLPSTQSPTGRPMYRPGYGVPQPYS from the exons ATGGACAAGCTTCAGGACCTCAGCCAATCCGAGCTCGAGGAGCTGCTGGACAACGCAGATAGGGTGGAGTCTATGGCATTGGAATCAGATGAG atccAGAACatacagctggagagagagatggctctAGCCTCAAACCGCAGCCTGGCTGAGCAGAACCTGGACGTGAAGCCTGCtctggagaagcagagggagaggctggtggagaggtaCTCCCAACTGGAGAGCGTCAGAGATGCCTACAGACAGCACTGCAGTctcagag acGGGATTGTGGGCCAAGTGTCTCCGGAGGGGCTGTTCACCAGGCTGCAGACAGAGGGCGCCAACACAGAGGCCGAGTCTGAG GCGCTGGCAGACGAGTTCCTGGACGGCGCTCTTCCTCTCGACACGTTCCTCGAGCGTTTCCTCGCCCTCCGCTCCCTCGCTCACAAGAGACGAGTGCGGATTGAGAAGCTGCAGGACATGCTCCGACAGAAGAGTGAAGACGCCGCCTCCGACGCCGCCCAGGGCGCCATGACATCATCACAAGCATCAGCCAGTCAGGACCCCTCAACACCATCGCCATGGAATAACCAAACGCATCATCAGCCAGCACCGGCCCCGGGTTCCCAGCCGGCCAATCACAGCAGCTTCCAGAATGCCACGCCGAATGCCGGTGCAGGCGCCGCCCTCCCTTATACCCCttaccctgtctcccctccaaaCCCAGCCCCGTCCGCCGCCTCTGGGGGTCCAGGCCAAGGCCCGGCCAATCCCCCTGCTCAATTTCCTCCTTACCCCAGCCCCGGCTCACCCTTCACCCCTGCGGCCGGCTACGCTGCGCGGCCTGGCTTCGGGCCCCCCGCCTGCCCCTACCCCACCCAGCCCACTTTTCCCGGCCCCCCCGGCCCAGCGTTCAGGCAGTACGGCCCCCCTAACGCCGGCCCCTACCCCTCAGCCTACCCCTACGGAGGGGGGTACAGCTACCCCACTGGTCCCGGCCTGCCCAGCACTCAGTCCCCCACAGGGAGGCCAATGTATCGGCCTGGATACGGAGTACCCCAGCCCTACTCCTGA
- the si:dkey-9i23.16 gene encoding uncharacterized protein si:dkey-9i23.16, whose translation MASGEPAGPRLQRLFLHFDPEAAGVVTILLGLFQVLLSVPLYHMPISLPKHSFLVPLFIGFVIVAAGAFVVANEKSPNRQLLKGCAYSNIAGLLGAMLAFCVYVVSIVSLEPEPERCENVHNQPWNRTQCPSDYLETFFTAVNVLLLFYNIGALVLHSLLSVSSYKALKGY comes from the exons ATGGCGTCGGGGGAACCAGCTGGCCCCAGGCTGCAACGTCTTTTCCTGCATTTCGATCCTGAGGCTGCTGGC GTGGTGACAATCCTGCTGGGGCTCTTCCAGGTGCTGCTCTCTGTGCCACTCTACCACATGCCCATCAGCCTGCCAAAACACTCTTTCCTGGTCCCACTCTTCATCGGTTTTGTG ATTGTGGCAGCGGGAGCATTTGTTGTAGCCAATGAGAAAAGCCCCAACAGACAGCTG TTAAAAGGATGTGCCTACAGTAACATAGCCGGCCTGTTGGGGGCGATGCTGGCATTCTGTGTCTATGTGGTCTCCATAGTGTCCCTGGAGCCTGAGCCTGAACGCTGTGAAAATGTTCACAACCAACCCTGGAATAGAACTCAGTGTCCCTCGGACTACCTTGAA aCGTTCTTTACTGCGGTGAACGTGCTGCTGCTGTTCTACAACATCGGCGCTCTGGttcttcactctctcctctccgtctccAGTTACAAAGCTCTTAAGGGTTACTGA
- the wu:fc21g02 gene encoding wu:fc21g02 isoform X4, translating into MMWCVWILLGSALSVDTYTVHDIHERLSHGRQLKIYLPKSVDKLEFTPANEPGKTFEYWNSRSMSRLLQKGYVSGTGSDRRWYLNQVTFDDEGTYTQKDFWNKEISTLKVAVTTRHDYIKRVAGQSLYISLEGIHLEGATLSFSGEGANVTLVQDGSPVSRDLPNYYDRVKTHSTKIEITNVNTSDVGYYKLKDRRDREVSVNRMELVDHLDDTDGNPLMALLLLLGIPAGICCCCRKKIFKRKPATTTFQAQGSPENVPLPPAYGTPTGGVSVGPGGPVYYHNTGPAQDPNIGYPGMGPTVHPPPNPGMPGPQWNGPPPAMNPVYPIQDPMYPPAQPPQWNGPPPAQPPQWNGPPPAQPPQWNGPPPGPGAPMGYAPVMYSSPPPMAEPAKVSPTDPLLAHPPPVQPPVPPPTAPVTADNAYQFQIEKGNSSSNFL; encoded by the exons atgatgtggtgtgtgtggatcctgctgggCTCCGCCCTCAGTGTGG ACACCTACACGGTCCACGACATCCACGAACGCCTCTCCCATGGGCGCCAGCTGAAGATCTACCTCCCCAAGAGCGTGGACAAGCTGGAGTTCACGCCGGCGAACGAGCCGGGGAAGACGTTCGAGtactggaacagcaggtccaTGTCGAGACTACTACAGAAGGGCTATGTGTCGGGCACGGGCAGCGACCGGCGCTGGTACCTGAACCAGGTGACCTTCGATGACGAGGGCACGTACACACAGAAGGACTTCTGGAACAAGGAGATCTCCACCTTGAAGGTGGCTGTCACTA ctagGCATGACTACATCAAACGGGTGGCGGGCCAGTCTCTTTACATCTCCCTGGAGGGCATCCACCTGGAAGGCGCCACTCTGAGCTTCTCAGGGGAGGGCGCCAATGTAACGCTGGTCCAAGATGGCTCTCCAGTGTCCCGCGACCTGCCCAACTACTACGACCGTGTCAAAACCCACTCGACCAAAATCGAGATCACCAACGTGAACACGTCAGACGTGGGCTACTACAAGCTGAAGGACCGCAGGGACAGAGAAGTGTCAGTGAACCGGATGGAGCTCGTAG atCACCTTGACGATACAGATGGGAACCCCCTCATggccctcctgctgctcctgggGATCCCAGCAGgaatctgctgctgctgcaggaagAAGATTTTCAAACGCAAGCccgccaccaccaccttccAGGCCCAAGGATCCCCCGAGAATGTGCCTCTCCCGCCCGCCTATGGAACACCTACAGGGGGGGTTTCTGTTGGACCTGGCGGCCCA GTGTACTACCACAACACTGGCCCCGCTCAGGACCCTAACATT ggGTACCCGGGTATGGGTCCAACCGTCCACCCACCCCCGAATCCCGGCATGCCTGGACCCCAGTGGAATGGTCCCCCTCCA GCCATGAATCCAGTCTACCCCATCCAGGACCCAATGTACCCCCCCGCCCAGCCCCCCCAGTGGAACGGTCCACCCCCCGCCCAGCCCCCTCAGTGGAACGGTCCACCCCCCGCCCAGCCCCCCCAGTGGAACGGTCCACCCCCCGGCCCTGGGGCCCCTATG ggctATGCTCCAGTGATGTACAGCAGCCCACCCCCCATGGCTGAACCAGCGAAGGTGTCTCCTACTGATCCTCTCCTCGCTCATCCTCCCCCtgtacag CCACCCGTACCCCCTCCGACAGCCCCCGTCACCGCAGACAACGCTTACCAGTTCCAGATCGAGAAAGGAAATAGCTCCAGCAACTTCCTGTAG
- the tmem176 gene encoding transmembrane protein 176 yields MAVTVSRDLTVSVTTDINADKLFDRTQVLKASIQKGEPKALGVSQVILGVIVMSYSIPLLFTEFTVCVNFGVPWWSGLSFIAAGAVAIRMDKHTNMKIVGVCLLMTSAVILLSLLALIFYVVDLSINQQITCPKEKDDESECIDQAHNEELNRSLKSSLVLFTIIQTTISCILSINLFKERRNIGLHYDSLTQTVPATPTDSVLPDFNRPITASDT; encoded by the exons ATGGCTGTGACGGTCTCGAGGGACCTGACCGTGAGCGTGACAACTGATATCAACGCGGATAAGTTGTTTGACAGAACGCAAGTGCTGAAAGCAAGCATCCAGAAAGGGGAGCCGAAGGCATTAGGA GTCTCCCAGGTCATTTTGGGAGTGATTGTGATGTCCTACTCTattcccctcctcttcactgagttcacagtgtgtgtgaactTTGGTGTGCCCTGGTGGAGCGGTCTgtcg TTCATAGCAGCTGGGGCAGTCGCCATAAGGATGGATAAACACACTAATATGAAGATA GTAGGGGTGTGTTTGCTGATGACCAGTGCAGTCATCTTATTGTCCCTCCTAGCCCTCATCTTCTACGTGGTGGATCTCAGCATCAACCAGCAAATAACATGCCCAAAAGAGAAAGATGATGAAAGTGAATGTATTGACCAGGCACACAATGAG GAACTGAACAGGAGTCTAAAGTCATCACTTGTTCTCTTCACCATCATCCAGACCACCATCTCATGCATCCTCTCCATCAACCTCTTCAAGGAGAGAAGGAACATCGGACTGCATTACGAC tcTCTCACTCAAACTGTTCCCGCGACTCCAACAGACTCTGTGCTCCCTGACTTCAATCGACCTATCACAGCTAGTGACACGTAA
- the wu:fc21g02 gene encoding wu:fc21g02 isoform X3 produces the protein MMWCVWILLGSALSVDTYTVHDIHERLSHGRQLKIYLPKSVDKLEFTPANEPGKTFEYWNSRSMSRLLQKGYVSGTGSDRRWYLNQVTFDDEGTYTQKDFWNKEISTLKVAVTTRHDYIKRVAGQSLYISLEGIHLEGATLSFSGEGANVTLVQDGSPVSRDLPNYYDRVKTHSTKIEITNVNTSDVGYYKLKDRRDREVSVNRMELVDHLDDTDGNPLMALLLLLGIPAGICCCCRKKIFKRKPATTTFQAQGSPENVPLPPAYGTPTGGVSVGPGGPVYYHNTGPAQDPNIGYPGMGPTVHPPPNPGMPGPQWNGPPPAMNPVYPIQDPMYPPAQPPQWNGPPPAQPPQWNGPPPAQPPQWNGPPPGPGAPMYYPGAHMGYAPVMYSSPPPMAEPAKVSPTDPLLAHPPPVQPPVPPPTAPVTADNAYQFQIEKGNSSSNFL, from the exons atgatgtggtgtgtgtggatcctgctgggCTCCGCCCTCAGTGTGG ACACCTACACGGTCCACGACATCCACGAACGCCTCTCCCATGGGCGCCAGCTGAAGATCTACCTCCCCAAGAGCGTGGACAAGCTGGAGTTCACGCCGGCGAACGAGCCGGGGAAGACGTTCGAGtactggaacagcaggtccaTGTCGAGACTACTACAGAAGGGCTATGTGTCGGGCACGGGCAGCGACCGGCGCTGGTACCTGAACCAGGTGACCTTCGATGACGAGGGCACGTACACACAGAAGGACTTCTGGAACAAGGAGATCTCCACCTTGAAGGTGGCTGTCACTA ctagGCATGACTACATCAAACGGGTGGCGGGCCAGTCTCTTTACATCTCCCTGGAGGGCATCCACCTGGAAGGCGCCACTCTGAGCTTCTCAGGGGAGGGCGCCAATGTAACGCTGGTCCAAGATGGCTCTCCAGTGTCCCGCGACCTGCCCAACTACTACGACCGTGTCAAAACCCACTCGACCAAAATCGAGATCACCAACGTGAACACGTCAGACGTGGGCTACTACAAGCTGAAGGACCGCAGGGACAGAGAAGTGTCAGTGAACCGGATGGAGCTCGTAG atCACCTTGACGATACAGATGGGAACCCCCTCATggccctcctgctgctcctgggGATCCCAGCAGgaatctgctgctgctgcaggaagAAGATTTTCAAACGCAAGCccgccaccaccaccttccAGGCCCAAGGATCCCCCGAGAATGTGCCTCTCCCGCCCGCCTATGGAACACCTACAGGGGGGGTTTCTGTTGGACCTGGCGGCCCA GTGTACTACCACAACACTGGCCCCGCTCAGGACCCTAACATT ggGTACCCGGGTATGGGTCCAACCGTCCACCCACCCCCGAATCCCGGCATGCCTGGACCCCAGTGGAATGGTCCCCCTCCA GCCATGAATCCAGTCTACCCCATCCAGGACCCAATGTACCCCCCCGCCCAGCCCCCCCAGTGGAACGGTCCACCCCCCGCCCAGCCCCCTCAGTGGAACGGTCCACCCCCCGCCCAGCCCCCCCAGTGGAACGGTCCACCCCCCGGCCCTGGGGCCCCTATG TACTACCCCGGAGCTCACATG ggctATGCTCCAGTGATGTACAGCAGCCCACCCCCCATGGCTGAACCAGCGAAGGTGTCTCCTACTGATCCTCTCCTCGCTCATCCTCCCCCtgtacag CCACCCGTACCCCCTCCGACAGCCCCCGTCACCGCAGACAACGCTTACCAGTTCCAGATCGAGAAAGGAAATAGCTCCAGCAACTTCCTGTAG